Genomic segment of Vulpes lagopus strain Blue_001 chromosome 7, ASM1834538v1, whole genome shotgun sequence:
TCAAGGTAGAAATGATCTAGACTCACTAAAATGGTAAAAGCTTCAGTGACAGAAATGCCCTTTCCCTACCCATAATTCAGCTGGGGGAGAGTGTCCATGAATGTAATAAAGCCTTtggtcttccttttttcctcaatTGACAGGAGCAACCTCAGACTGGACAAAAACTCTATAAATACAGTGAATTTGGGGAAGCCTTTCATGGCATCAAACCATTCTTCCAGTACCAGAGAATTCACGCTGGGGGAGACCACTATGAATGCCCTGAGAATGGAAAATCCTTCTTCCAGCCCACTCACCTAATCGTGCCTGAGAAAATCCATCGTGGGGACAAAACCTACGCGTGTAACAAATGTGAGAAATCCTTCAGATACAGCTCCGACCTAATCAGGCACGAGAAGACTCACACTGCGGAGAAGTGCTTTGAATGTCAGGAGTGTCGGCAAGCCTTCAAGTATTCCTCCAATCTGCGGCGCCACCTGAGgactcacactggagagaagcccttCGAATGTGCCCAGTGTGGGAAAACCTTCACGAGGAATTTTAACCTCATTCTGCACCAGCGAAACCACACTGGTgagaagccctatgaatgtaaggacTGTGGGAAAGCATTTAATCAGCCATCGTCTCTGAGGAGTCATGTGAGgactcacactggagagaagcccttTGGATGCAGtcaatgtgggaaagccttcagggagcacTCGTCGCTGAAGACACACCTGCGCACTCACACCAGAGAGAAGCCATATGCGTGTAACCAGTGTGGGAAGCCCTTCCGGACAAGCACTCATCTGAATGTGCACAAGAGGATACACACTGGGGAGAAACTGTATGAGTGTGCTACCTGTGGGCAGGTCTTGAGTCGCCTCTCAACGCTCAAAAGTCACATGCGAAcccacactggagagaagccctatgTGTGCCAGGAATGCGGGCGTGCCTTCAGTGAACCTTCCTCCCTCAGGAAGCACGCAAGGACCCACACCGGCAAGAAGCCCTATGCCTGTCAGGAGTGTGGGCGAGCCTTTGGTCAGTCTTCACACCTTATTGTGCATGTGAGAACCCACACTGCAGGGAAACCCTATGAATGCAACCAGTGTGAGAAGGCCTTCAGGCACAGCTCTTCACTGACTGTGCATAAAAGGATTCACGCTGGGAGAGAGAAGGTTAGGAATGGTGGCCTGCCTTTAACAGTGTCCCATCCGTTTGATGGGCCTCTTGCTGATTGActtccaagttttaaaaatatatacgtTCCAGGCTATAATCATCTGCCATAGTACTTGTTTCACCACATCACATGTTTTGatgtataatattttcattttggttgaAATCTGAATATTGTCTTAGTTTCTATTATCACTTATTCTTTGGCCCATGAGTTATTtgtaattagattttaaaataacaggaCATGAGTATATTTTTATAGAGGTATCATTACTTACAGTGAAGTGCATAAATCTTAAGTATACAGTTGGAGGACTCTGACaggtgtacatatgtatatgtagcCAACACGCCACTTAAGATCTAGAAATTTCTATCCTTCTGGAAAGTTCCTGCTTGTATATGTatatgggtaattttttttttttagttaccttTTTATTGttggtttctaatttaattatattatgaGCAGAGAATATGGTCTTTATGTTATTGAATGTTAGgtatctgttttgttttagagcGGCATATCTTCCTAGTTGCCTACCAAAATTGCCCCTCTTCCTTACAAAAGCACTTATGTTTTTTGTTCAGATTGGTAACATGAACTATTAAACCTCTATCTCCTGGTCCTTGCAGCCAGGGGAGGCCATGTCCCCCAGACCTGGCCATTCTAAGTATAAGTCACTGGGTGTGACTCTTTGGGAAGATGTTGCAAAGGAACATTTAGCCAGATCCTCCACTTCTTGCCCTTTGTATAAACAGATATGATGTCCTGTGCTTGAGGAGCCATCCCATGGCCATGAGGGTAAAAGCTACAGGCTAAAGAGAGTGTGGCCAGAAGTCACAACCAACCTGGTTCCCCAGTTGATATTTTTGTGTGGCTGCCCTGGACTGTTTGTTTCTGGACATCTTCTTACATGAAAAAgatgcacttcttttttttttttaatttattttattttttaatttatttttattttttttattttaataacaaatgtattttttattgttgttcagtttgccaacatacagaatagcacccagtgctcatcctgtcaagtgcacccctcagtgcccgtcacccagtcaccctcaccccctgccctcctccccttccaccactcctagttcgtttcccagagttaggagtctttatgttctgtctccctttctgatatttcctacccatttcttctcccttcccttctattccctttcactattatttatattctccaaatgaatgagaacatataatgtttgtccttctctgattgacttatttcactcagcataataccctacatgACATTGCTAttttggggaaggggtgggggagggtagggGTTTGGCTTATTATGGCTGAATGCAGTATCTAACTGATGGACTTAGTATAGGGTCAGTTTTCATAAGTGCTTCACTGATGGTTGAAATCAGTGCATTGTATTTTACATATGTCCACTAAATTGAGCATATTATTTGTGTTTCAAAAtctatacatttatacatattgaTCAATATCTTAATCTGTTTGGGCTGTATAACAAAAATACTGTAGACTGggggcttataaacaacagagactttttctcatagttctggagtctggagtccaaaatcaagatgctgGCAGATTTGATGTCTAGTGAGGCCTGCTTCATGATTTATAGGTGGCCATCATTTTGCCTGTTCCTCATGGCAGAAAGAGAGCAGGGAAACACTGTGAGGtgtcttttataagggcactaatcccattcatgagggttccaccTTTATAACCTAATCACCTTGAAGTCCTtacttcctaataccatcactgAGTGGGACCTAGGCTTCAGAATGTGAATtcgggtgggggtgggtgggaggcacaaacatttagtccatatCTGTCTTTGACTGTACTGAGACAGCTACGTTAAGCTCTCCCACCATGATTGCTGAATGAATCTTGTAATTCTgtcaatctttaaatttaaatattttgaagcagTAAATTGAGAGGGTTTTTGATATTTGATGTTTCCAGCAAATTGTCCCTTTTATTCTTAGAGTGACCATCTTTCTCCCTACTGATGAATATTCAACCATTCATTTTCATAACAGCCAGTTGTCATTTGGAGCTCACTGTTACCAAGATAGTAGATGCTACTCTAAGCTTTGAATCTTCTAAGTTACTTATTCCCACAATTTGAGGTAGATACCATTAttatccccagtttacagatgaggacactgaggcccagccAGTCAAGGTGAGTTAACCAAGTCACACAGGTGGTAAGTGATGGAGTCTGGCTCCAAAATCCAGGGGCTATACACAGTGCTTTATCCTAGGggacttttcttcctttgtacCTGTTCTCACAGTCTCGCAggggtctgtttttgtttttttggttttggtttttgttttataggaagagagagagaggaagagggaggagcagaagtaCAGGGAGAGAGTTTTAGGCAGGCTCCatatccagtgtggagcctgacacagggcttgatctcactaccctgagatcatgacctgagccaaaatctagtcagatgcttagctaacttagccacccaggggccctgttGTATTTTAGAATTCTAGGGcaccctgggtggttcagttggttaaacatctgcctttggctcaggtcatgatctgagcatTTTGGGTCCCTGGGGtccagctctgcattgggctccctgctcagtgggtgagtctgcttctccctctctctctaaccccctcccctatttgtgctctctttctctcaaataaataaaatctttaaaaaatttaacaagtaTAATTTGTGTAAAAGTTCATAAATCCTAGTGTACATTAGTGAATTTTATATGTCTATATCACCATAtcaagatattaaatattttatctcccCAGAAGCTTCCTTTGGGCCCTACCTTGGCCAATAAGCCCCATACGCAGGTAATAAGTATTCTGACTTCTGTCACcatagatttgttttttcttttctttttttttttttttttgttttttctattcatAGAAGTGGAACCACACACTCTGCCCTCTTGTggctagtttttctttttctttctatttttttaataataaatttattttttattggtgttcaatttgccaacatacagaatagcacccagtgctcatcctgtcaagtgccaccctcagtgcccgtcacacattcacccccccccgccctcctccccttccaccacccttagtttgtttcccagagttaggagtctttatgttctgtctccctttctgatatttcccacacatttcttctcccttctcttctattccctttcactattatttatatttcccaaatgaatgagaacatataatgtttgtccttttctgattgactcatttcactcagcataataccctccagttccatccacgttgaagcaaatggtgggtatttgtcgtttctaatggctgagtaatattgcattgtatacatagaccacatctttatccattcatctttcgatggacaccgaggcttcttccacagtttggctattgtggacattgcctctagaaacatcggggtgcaagtgtcccggcatttcattgcatctgtatctttggggtaaatccccagcagtgcaattgctgggtggtagggcagatctatttttaactctttgaggaacctctgcacagttttccagagtggctgtaccagttcacattcccaccaacagtgcaggagggttcccttttctccgcatcctgtctaacatttgttgtttcctgccttgttaattttccccattctcactggtgttaggtggtatctcattgttgtttcttttttttttttttaagattttatttactttttcatgagagtcacagaaggagacagagacacaggcagagggagaagcaggctccatgcaaggagcccgatgccggactcaatcccgttactccagaatcatgccctgggccaaagacaggagctaaactgctgagccaataAGGCATCCcaatcatatggttttactcatatgggaactataagaaatagtgaaagggattattagggaaaggaggggaactgagtgggaaaaattagggagaccaaccatgagagactcctaactctgggaaatgaacaaagggtagtggaagggaaggtgggcggggggttggggtaactgggtgatgagcactgaggagagcacttgatggaatgagcactgggtgttatgctatatgttggcaaatcttacttcaataaaaacaaatgaaaagaaaaaagaaaagcagtcaaTCACCATTGTCTTCCTGGTAATTGCCCGCACTCAGTGTTCACCCAGCCTATATCTGAGtgtttttatctcaggcatgtGACCCTATGTTGCATCTCCATACTTTACAGATTACTGCAGCACACATCTGTGCTGCTTTtccctggggagagaggagatgCCTCACCCCAGTTCAGCCTCTTGCTGGGCCTCTGCTTGGAGTTTGGTCGCCTGATGCCTGGGTTTGAGGTTTATGGCCACACCTAGCAGAAAGCCAGAATGGGTTCACTGTTTGCTGCTGGCTTCCCTGATACAATGCCTGGGAACTTTGCTGCACTCAGgcatgtccatttttttctttctttattttttttgtgatcCTAGGGATCGTGAGACCATGCTGTCACACTTGAGACTGCTctgcttcaccacctgagcaTCAGGCAGGGACATCCCCCACtggagcagacttctaaaagttctgattttgtgctctgctgctttTGACACTTTCTGGTACCCAGATTACAGAAGCCCCCTGCCCCTGCGgtttatcttctgatatatcaCCTTGGATTCACatctccacacctcctaccttgAAAAAAggtggttgcttttctatttgaagAATTACAGTAATTCTTTTCTCAGTTCTCTGGTTGATTTtgtaggtgttcagaatgatttgatagctatctagctgaattccagggACCAGACAAAATTAGggtcccctactcttccaccatcttaactcctcctGTTAGTTTAATTTTAGCTATGTTAGTGGATGTGTAAGTGGTTTCTTGTGTTTtagtttgcatgtgtgtgtgtgtgtgtaatgatgTAGTGGATGATTGCTGCAGTAATTCCTCCTATCCCTCAAGGACTTTGctgctcctcccatcaagaggTTATATTTCTCTACTTCATGAAGATAAGCTGGATTGTGGGACTTTGGCTAATGGAACATTATCAAACATGGCAGGAGCAGATGCTTGAAAAACCCACACTGAGGTTTTCCCTCTTTTAGTTATGgttagagtcttttttttaaaaaatatttttatatatatatagagggagcaggagggagagagaaagcactcttatgggagggggagagggagagaaccttaagcagtaTCTCCATTGACTGTGTAGCCTAACCCAGGGCTtcctctcacaaccctgagatcatgatctgagctgaaatcaagagccaggcacttaactgactaagccacccagtcactccaaatTATGGTTAGTCTTAAGAGCAAAATGTGAAGAAGCCTCAGCCAACCTCTCCTCTAGGATGAGAGACCACATGAAGAGGGCCTTGCTGATGGTTGGCACTAATCAGCAGGCATATAAGTGAGGCCATCTAGGACCAGATGGCCCCTTGCAAGCCTCCAGGTGACAGTGGTTGCATGAGTGACTCTAGGTGAGACTATCAGTAGAACTGCCCAGCTGAGTTCAGCCTAGATTGAATTTCACAGAATTATGAGCACATAATGTAATGGACACAGAAGTTAGTATCAGAAATAggatgctgctgtaacaaaaacttaaaatgtggAGTTGACTTTGGAATTTGGCAGCAAGAAAGCAGCTGTAGAGAGGTGAAGAAATTTCAGCTGGAAACATGGTGAGAGACCCGGTGCCAGGCATTAGAAAAAGCCTATGTGGTTACATGGTATAAGAACCATTGACAAAAATGTGGTGGTAACttgggagacaaaccatgaactTGTGGATCTGGTTGAGGAGGAGAGCTTCCCCAATCTCTGTCCCTATCCCCAACCTTCCTCCTGACTGCTTGATGATGGTCCCAGAAGAGAAGTGGGTGAGAAGTCCTTGTGTCCAATGCTCCCAAATTCTCCACCCTCACACCAGCCCACCCTTGCCTTTAGCAATCTGTTAAAACTTCTAGCAGAAATCTCCCCCTCTTGTCTGGTGGCACTGTATTCATCCCATGCTATAGGTGAGCCAGTGCTCTTGTCCATTTCTCTTCTAGATTTCTGGCTAGTGGTTTGCCTGTGACCTCAGCTCTCTGATGGGTTCAAGGaaattatgtttttgttgtttattcagccttttcttgttgctttggTGGCAGCAGTGTCTGGCAGGTTTCTACATCCAAGGCGGAAGCCAGAAACCGGGTTCTTTCCTAAATTGCATGTCTTTTTGGAACTGATCACTTAAGACATTACCTTCCTCTTTTCTGTAAGTTTCCTGAAAGCAAAGATCATGCTGGAGCTTGTTGGGTGTGACTGCTTTTAAACCCAGCACTGCCTTGGGCAGAAAATAAGTCCTTGGCATGCTTGCTGAGTCTGTGAATTCATACTGGAAATACCAGCAGGCTTCAGGATTCTGTGTGGGCTGCTTCCTTTCATCAACACAGAGTCAAAGCTGTGGCCTCTGAAAGTTGCTAACACCCAGCAGTCTCCCGAGGAGTGCAGACAGTGTGGTGCCTAGCATTGGTGGAAAATTTACTATCAGGCATCTGAGTCAGTCTGAGGCTGTATTTGTAAATTTAGGAGATGCTCCCTCCTCAAATCCCTCTCCTATGTGTTGCCAGGCGTCCAGTGAGGCTCTCCATCCAAGTCATTGTCTCTGCACCCTCTCTGGTTACACAAGAGAGTGATTATATGATTtaagtcatatgtggaatttaagaaataaaacagatgaacatagagcaagggaaagaaaaataaaataagaggaaaacagagagtgTAGGAAATCATGAGACTCTCAAttctagagaaaaaaactgaaagttcctggaggaggggtgggtggggtgatggggtacctgggtgatgggcaataaggagggcatgtgatgtgatgaacactcaGTGtagtatgcaactgatgaatcactgaattctacctctgaaactaatgctATCATATATattaactaagttgaatttaaataaaaaattaaaaaaaaataaagagcgaCTTAGTAGAAAGAGCATAGGCTTTGCCAGTAAAGAACCCAGAATGTGTTTCTTGGTCTTGCTCATTCCTGGTTTTGGGATATCACGCATGTTTTCCTCTTGAAAGAGTGGTAGATTGATGCTCATCTCACAGAGTTGTAGGAACCCTTTCATAAGCTAGTCAGGAAGCTTCCTTGTGGGGGCCGTTCTTATATTCTTTGCTCCCTCATCAATAGGAAATCTGAAGCACCACCAAGTGGTCTGACTGTACAGTTGCTGGTAatgctaaggaaagaaaaaagtagggatgcctgggtggctcagtggttgggtctGCCTTTGggtgagggtgtgatcctgcagtcctgggatcgagtactgcatcaggctctcttcacagagcctgtttcttcctttgcctctgtctctgcctctctctgtgtctatcatgaagaaataaataaaatcttttaaaaaatacataaacaactTTTGCTGTATCTTTGCCAatgcctgttatttcttgtgttgttgattttagccattctgactggtgtgaagtgatatctaatagtagttttgatttgtatttacttgATGATTGGTGAcattgaggatcttttcatgtgtctattggccatctatgttttctttttatttatttatttatttatttattattactttattttattttttaataataaatttattttttattggtgttcaatttgccaacatacagcataacacccagtgctcatcccatcaagtgcccccctcagtgcccgtcacccagtcaccctcaccccccgccctcctccccttccaccacccctaggtcgtttcccagagtcaggagtctttatgttctgtctccctttctgatatttcccacacatctcttctcccttctcttctattccctttcactattatttatattccccaaatgaatgagaccatataatgtttgtccttctccgactgacttatttcactcagcataataccctccagttccatccatgttgaagcaaatggtgggtatttgtcatttctaatggctgagtaatattccattgtatacataaaccacatcttcttctttttaataaattaatttttattggtgttcaatttaccaacatacagaataacacccagtgctcatcccatcaagtgtccccctcagtacccgtcacacattcgcccccaccccctgccctcctccccttccaccacccctagttcatttcccagagtcaggagtctttatgttctgtctccctttctgatatttcccacacatttcttcccccttcctttatattccctttcactattatttatattccccaaatgaatgaggacatacactgtttgtccttctccgattgacttactgcactcagcataataccctccagttccatccacgttgaagcaaatggtgggtatttgtcgtttctaatggctgaggaatattccattgtatacataaaccacctcttctttatccattcatctttcaatggacaccgaggctccttccacagtttggctattgtggacattgcttctatccattttttttttctggttttgttttctttttctttttattaacttttattggtgttcaatttaccaacattttttattttgtattttttgatatatatattttttattgaagtttgatttgccaacatatagtctaacacccagtgctcatcctgtcaagtgctcccctcagtgtccatcaccctgtcaccccatcctcccacccgcctccccttccactaccctttgttcatttcccagagttaggagtctctcatggtttgtctctctctctaatttttcccactcagttcccctcctttcccttataatccctttcactattttttatattccctgtatgagtgaaaccatatgtctttttccaattgacttacttcactcagcataataccctccagttccatccacattgaaggaaatggtgggtattcatcatttttagtggctgagtaatattacattgtacatatagaccacatattatttatcccttcatctttcgatggacaggctattgtggacattgctgctataaacactggggagcaggtgtcccagtttttcactgcatctgtatatttggggtaaatccccagtagtgaaattgctaggtcatagggtagctctatttttaactctttgaggaaccttcacactgttttccagagtggctgcaccagttcacattaccatcaacggtgcaagagggttcccctttctccacatcctctccaacatttgttatttcctatcttgttaactgttggtgggaatacagaGTGGTGCCGCCACTCTGGGAggcagtatagaggttcctcaaaaagttaaaaatagaactactgtacaatccagcaattgcaggaccatttaccaaaagaatacaaaaatactaattcaaaggggtatGTGAACCCTGatatttgtagcagcattatctacaatagccaaattatgaaaacagccTAAATATCCAAGTGaattggtaaagaagatgtggaatatacatacaatggaatatcagccatcaaaaagaatgaaatcttgccatttgcagtgacatgggtggagctaggaagtcttatgctaagcaaaataagtcagtctgagaaagacaaataccacaggaTTTCACtgataagtggaatttaagaaacaaaacagggatccctgggtggcgcagcggtttggcgcctgcctttggcccagggcgcgatcctggagacccgggatcgaatcccacatcaggctcccggtgcatggagcctgcttctccctccgcctgtgtctctgcctctctctctctctctgtgactatcataaataaataaaaaattaaaaaaaaaaacaaatcatttggggaatataaataatagtgaaagggaatagaagggaagggagaagaaatgggtaggaaatatcagaaagggagacagaacataaagactcctaattctgggaaatgaactaggggaggtggaaggggaggagggcggggggtgggggggaatgggtgacgggcactgagggggccacttgacgggatgagcactgggtgttattctgtatgttcgcaaattgaacaccaataaaaaataaatttattattaaaaaaaagaaacaaaacaaatgagcaaggagGGTAAGGGGCAGGGGACAAACTAAGGAGCAGagtcttagctatagagaacaaactgagtgttACCAGAAGAAAGATGAGTGCGTGGCTGGAGGGAGAGTGAAATAGGTgttggggatgaaggagtgcacttgtgaatTATATGTAAGCGcggaatcactatattttactcctcaaactaataatatattgtatgttaactagccggaatttaaatattttttttaaattaaaaaagttttacccttcaaaaaaatacataaacacataaaatattatcttttgcAGGAAGTCAGGTGAAGGatttctgtttattgtttttgaaaCTTCCTGTCAACTtacatttatttccaaataaagacttaaacataaagATGTCTGtgaatagataataaatagataaaaactgTTCACTCTGAACTACAGACCTCGTAGGGGCCAAGACACCAGGGGATTGAGTCTCCGTGTTTGAGAGGTCTTCCTATTTCACAAAGATGGTAAAACTAACCAAGAGGCTTTAGTAGGAATACTagtaatattaagaaaatacttaaaaaagggATGTGTGAGTGTCAGAGATGTTCTTCTTGGGGGAAGAAGCATCCAGACCAGCAGTTTACTAAGTCAGCTCATCTATATTCAACCAATGATGAAGTATGTTTTAAGTCAGACTTAAAAcacaggaagtaaaaaaaaaaaaaaacaaaacaaaaacacaggaaGTGTTTTTAGCACACACGGACCAAGACCAGATGGCATCCCCTGTGGCTGGGCTCACCGGTGTCTGCACTATGAGACATGGGCACCCAAGGTTGCTGCCAGGTAGGCAGATTATCTGCAATCATGATAGACAACTAAAGCTACCCGGGAACTCTAGTTTAatactttttctgttctttgctttatttctggtttttgctttatttctggttttctcaCTACCTCTTTAAGGGAGAACAGGGAGGAATTTAAAGAAAGGTATTAAGTca
This window contains:
- the ZNF333 gene encoding LOW QUALITY PROTEIN: zinc finger protein 333 (The sequence of the model RefSeq protein was modified relative to this genomic sequence to represent the inferred CDS: inserted 1 base in 1 codon) — protein: MSSGSATRKLDWESQLKSKASTPVQDXLEEDSSHDLQMGPGPDLRMQIRPTIEGRGTPSIPEDRLALQVSPWSSGYIGLKAALQIQRVAMPVPPLGVPELGMAGGSVLLAQDPAWLQKESTEEEAVAPGVLITCLQEPVTFADVVVLFTPEEWMFLDSAQRNLYRDVMLENYRNLASVGDQLGKPSMFFHLEPGEELWPTERRIFPGTHPEPLIQPQDSISNQDIFAEISSIGMKREQPQTGQKLYKYSEFGEAFHGIKPFFQYQRIHAGGDHYECPENGKSFFQPTHLIVPEKIHRGDKTYACNKCEKSFRYSSDLIRHEKTHTAEKCFECQECRQAFKYSSNLRRHLRTHTGEKPFECAQCGKTFTRNFNLILHQRNHTGEKPYECKDCGKAFNQPSSLRSHVRTHTGEKPFGCSQCGKAFREHSSLKTHLRTHTREKPYACNQCGKPFRTSTHLNVHKRIHTGEKLYECATCGQVLSRLSTLKSHMRTHTGEKPYVCQECGRAFSEPSSLRKHARTHTGKKPYACQECGRAFGQSSHLIVHVRTHTAGKPYECNQCEKAFRHSSSLTVHKRIHAGREKVRNGGLPLTVSHPFDGPLAD